The sequence below is a genomic window from Deltaproteobacteria bacterium.
CGATCTCGAAGCCCAGGTCCTCGATCATCCGGTGGGCGTCGGAGGCGTCCTGGCCCGACGTGGTCAGGTAGCCGTTGACGAAGATGGAGTTGGCCGGGTAGAGGCTCAGCGGCTGCAGCGAGCGCAGGTTGACTTCCCGGCCGCCGGCCACGCGGATCTCCTTGCCCGGGTTGACGAAGCGGAACAGGCACAGGACCTTGAGGCAGTACTGCGGCGTCAGGTTGGAGCGCCCGGCCATGGGGGTTCCCGGAATGGCGTGCAGGAAGTTCACCGGGATGGAATCCACGTCGAGTTCCCGCAACGACACCGCCAGGTCGATGACGTCGTCGTCCTGCTCGCCGAGTCCGACGATGCCGCCGCAGCAGGTGGACAGTCCCGCGGCCTTGACGCTTTCCAGGGTCGCCACGCGGTCCTCGTAGGTATGCGTGGTGACCACCTCCGGGTGGTAGCGGCTGCTGGTGTTGAGGTTGTGGTTGACCCGCTCGACCCCGGCTTCCTTGAGGATGCGCGCCTTGGACTCCGTGAGCAGCCCCATGCACGCGCAGATGTTGATGGGGACGCGGCGCTTGATCTCGGCCACGGCGTCGGCCATCCGCTCGGTTTCCTTGACCGTCGGGCCGCGGCCGCTGTTGACCAGGCAGAAGCGCATGGCGCCCGCCTCCTTGGCCCTCAC
It includes:
- the bioB gene encoding biotin synthase BioB; amino-acid sequence: MNNVEPRYADLAEKSLAGELLSPAEMKSVIHGADERLPELLDAAFRVRHHYFGKRVQIHVLMNAKSGLCPEDCGYCSQSSVSEAEIDKYPFMAKEELVEAAVRAKEAGAMRFCLVNSGRGPTVKETERMADAVAEIKRRVPINICACMGLLTESKARILKEAGVERVNHNLNTSSRYHPEVVTTHTYEDRVATLESVKAAGLSTCCGGIVGLGEQDDDVIDLAVSLRELDVDSIPVNFLHAIPGTPMAGRSNLTPQYCLKVLCLFRFVNPGKEIRVAGGREVNLRSLQPLSLYPANSIFVNGYLTTSGQDASDAHRMIEDLGFEI